The segment gtgatttgaacttgaaatctCATGATTCCCAACCTACTTCATTAACCACCAGGCCACACCATTGGGTGAAAAAAAATGTAGTTATGTGAGTTGTGAGATACTTATTTCCCTAAATACAGTGGAACAGCGGGTGATGAAAGAGGCCAGTGGAACAAAAGAATAACTCCTCCTTTCCAATGTATACATAGTTGAGGTACAGAGTTATTTTGCAAAGGTTAAAAATGAGCAGTCTTCACAAAGTCCCACAATATCTAccacttattattttttatcaggATCTActactctttattttttatcagGATCTACCATTCTATATTAAAAAGCAAATctataattgataatttttttgttccaTTTTAGCAGTGCTGAGAAAGGCGATCGCCTCGTCGCCAATGGCAAGAGGCGAGGCGAAGCGACCCTTCATCGCCTTTTAGCTTTGCGGTGAGGCGACTCTTCAAAAGGAGACGCCATGACGACAAAAGGCTAGAGGCAAGAGGCAAGAAAGGCTAGAAAGGCGTCaccttttgtattttctttaaaaaaaaggcGACCAATTTAgggttttaaaaattaaaaggtaATTTTAGGATTTTCGACTAACTCCTCTGGCAACTAGACAGGCTTTTCCGGTGACTCCCGTCTAACCAATAcatattcttcttttcttcttcagacTTGAGTCATTTCTACCTTTGTTTtgacttttgttctttttttttctcattcaagTTCTAGACTTTCAGTATGTACTatctatttttagtttttgaattgaaaaaattgctaaattgtttgattatttacatatgcaattaaatattttaattttttggtattaAATGGTGCCGCATCAAAAGGCGAGCACGTCGCGCGAGGCAGAGCCTTGCCGCCTTTTATCGCCTTTCGCCATCCAAAACACTACATTTTAGTGACACTTCTGTTTTTGTCAAATTCTTGATGATGAAACCAAGCATACAAATATCAAACTTAAGCATGGTTGGATGTTAAATAAGGTATTGAACATAGTTGAGAATAATATCAAACTATGTAAGAGATGTAACACACTATGaatttatctatcaaataaGATCATAAAAACTTCTTCATATGCCAACTTTTCACCAACCTCCAGTACTTGGGGTGGAATCACACGTGAAGGGTTGTGTGCACATACTGTGAGAGGAAGACGATGAAGCAGACATGCAATAGGAACAATGTAGATCTAACTCCACCAACTTGAAATAGGAACAATGTTTTGCGAAGCGAGAAGCTGAAAAAAGCGACGAGGGCTTGCTTCACAGAATCGAGAAACGTGAAGCGAAGCGCgcgcttttttttaaaaaaagcgacatttagtaaaaaaataaaaaaatattaaataactaaatatagtcttagattaaaagaaaatagatagtCAATAATACACAtaagtcataacatataaagcaaacaatcaaaaacataattaaatcacaaagattCATACTCCTATTCTTCAACAAGATCCTCAAACTCTTCAAGTGCCATAACCAAGGGTTCTACTTggtcatcatcttcttcatcatcagaagtgtcaaaaaataaaaagagttgcTAGCATACACACTGATCAGAAAAtacaaaacgaaaaaaaaaagaaaaagaattgaaaaaagcAGAGGAGGCAGTCAGTAATTGTGAACAGAAACAGAGCAGATCGCAGTAGAgatgaagagaagaagagaagaagaagaaaaaactacaGCAGTCGCATCGTGAAGAGACAAGAAACTCACAGAGATGAAGCAAAGGCGAAGATTGTATATTTCAGGAGAAAAGAAACTCACATATATGAACTAATAAACATCGGCTAAAACTAACCTGCAGTCGCGGTCGAGGTGTGAAGAGAGACGCAGTCTCAATCGCAGTCGTGAATTGAGAAGAAGCGAAAGAAGAGtcttgaaagaaaaattaagttatattgtatatttcagattttcttgttaaaaaaaacctaatattttttttaaaaaaccctaattgtcgctttttttataaaaagcgcGCTTTATTGTGCTTTTGCCTTAGTGTCGCTTCTCGCTTCTTTATCTAGAAGCGAGCGCCTTTTTCAAATCGCATCGCCTCAGGAGAAAGAAGCGCACTAGTGTTGCCTCGCTTTGAAGCACGCTTTGCGCTTTTCACAACACTAAATAGGAATCAGAGTCAGTCAGACATACAATATTTAAAACTCTTTGATTTTGACATTTTCTATTCTATGACGCTCCATGTGCAAATGTTTAGTCAAAGATGTGGACCACTTTCTCCTACATTGTCAAGTGGAACTAGTTTACACTGCGATTTTGAGATGCTTCGAGCTGCAATGGATTATGTCAGGAACAAGGAAGGAGGCACTCTCCAGTTGGGCATTTAGAAGAAGGAAGGCCTGAGCATATGGGTGATGTTAAGAGTCTTACAATGGTTGAACAATTGGTTGCAAGTATGGTTACCTGGTCTACCACAATCCTCACCTCATGAGCTAACTTTTGGATTGAGTTAGGCTCGTGATTCATTTTCTTTGCACttcctttccttttttaaaGTCCATGCTCAATTAAACATTGTCAATATAATGAAGAATGTAGTCCAAAtgtattcataaataaaaagtgTAGAGGACTAGCATTGTCAcgtgataatttatttgattaatttgataTCCTATTTTCTCCAAATTACAAGCATACACATTGTCTGATTGTCATCTGAGCAAATTTGGCAATAAGCCAATAACTTCATTTAATAAATCTAGGGGAGCGACCTAGCTGTTAAAAATTGCTAGACCCATctactaaattattaaaaatattatgatctACTCCCACTATCCCTCGAGAAAAAAGTTAGGCAGAAGTACGAAATGCTTCAGTCTTTCTTAAAAcctaaagaaagaaagaaaaaacaaaagaaatctcaaaatttcaatAGTGAATCGTTGGACTGATTCCCCACCCCCCTAACCTTTTCTGATCTAGCAAATTACTATTATGAAATTGGATAAGGTATGTTCACCATTGGTTACTATTAGGCATTAGCACAAACTATGTCAAGTGAGAGAACTACAACAGAGAAACTCATCCAGAATCCACCCTGGCATAAAGGCTGTGATAGAAACCGTGGAAGGGAAGAACCTTGGCAAAAACGGAATATTTTCTTTAGGACGTTACACCATCGATATTTCCCATCGAAGTTAAGAGTTACAGTAGTACCACTTCAAATGCTATGCTTgggttcaatttttttcatttgcttGATAGGCTGTTCAAACAATATCTTAGCTATaatgtttttcaattaaaaaagaatgcTGATTAACCCATTTATTAATATCGTGAGGTAATTGCTCAGCCTATTTATCATCCTAATAACTTAAAATCTTTATTATGCCACACTTTCAAGAAGCCTTACTTCCAGCTGAGTGCATCCGCCAAATAAGACCTCTAGATCAGATACATCGATTGATCTGCCTCTCTTCTCCGCCAAAGAGCTCAAATAAAGAAACCTGAGGAGCAAAATTGAAGATAACAAACAAGCTAATGACCAACTGAACAAATCATCAAATGAgttttcagtttttctttcttttattctcattattcattatataaGCTCAAAGTAGACTCCATTTTATTTCACAATAAAGAGAAACCAAGAAAAACTCATACATGGATTTaggaagagaaaataaaaaagctAACCTGAGGTCTTTACAGTAGTGGCCGACCTGAGAGAGAAGTCTTCCACTGAAATCAGCGCAGTTATGAAGGCAAAGCTCTTGTAAATTCCGCTGAAGAAGACAATCAAGGGATGAATCATCAAGTCGCATGCAATCTACCTTCAAGCTACGAAGGTAAGGATTGGGAGGTAGCAACGGCCTTATATATTCAGCAGGTGGAGCAACATCCTTATAAGGAAACACAAAGTAAGAAAACCAGAATTGATGCTAAGTCATGTACAAGAACATTAGAAATGAAATAGACTTACAAGGAGATGAAAACTAGGAATGAAGCAAAGCATGTGTGAGGCACATGAATGAAAGGCCTTGCAAGTGCATGCCAGGGAACGAATGGAAGCTATGTCCAGCTTTGTCATCACAGTGGCCAATAGTGCTGATGGAAGAAGGTCAAGGCTCATGGGCTTGTGTGCGCCAGAATCTGAAGAAGACTTGGCCATTTTTCCTCTTTGCCAAACAGAACTCCGACAAGGCAACAAATTGAGTTAATGTGCAGATGAGATGTAAGTTGTGGGTAAGGGGTCGAAACAGGAAAATGTCAATTGCTCTAATCACTTAGTTGTTAGCAATGGAAAGAGGATATCAGATGCTCTTTCTCCGGACAAACAAAAGCAACATTATTTGTTTCATTTGCTAGACGAAAATGCATAAAATCTacatagaaataattatatatattgtaaccTCTGCTTCtatcaaatttcaaaagaagAAGAGTCCATTTCTCACCAAAATAACTTCACCTTTTCTGATAAATAGAAAATCACCCTGAACAAACATACTCACCTGATATTCAAAAAGTCAACCAACAGGATTATCTTAGTTCGATGATTCTACAACTGTTAACATGCAGATTCTAATTCTAAATTTTCAACAAGATCGACTGAACCCTAATCTCTAATACACACAAAAGACCATCGCAAGTTAAGAATTAGAAGTTATTCAGTTGGAAATACACCTAGGATTTACAATCTGGTGGGAGATAGAAAGCACGAAAGAGGCAgagaagcaaaaaatataaaattcaccGGAAAAGATAGATTAGATAGAGAAAATTGGCACCGAATTGTATGGGTGCGTGTTGGGGCGTGGAGTTCGAGGCGCCGGTGGAGTCGGAGATGAGTGAGGCAATTGATGCAAATGGAACTTGCCACAAGTGACAACCTTAACTTGTAAAATTTTGCacaatttttaacttaaaattaatgcTATTTAGGATCTAATTTTATCAAGGAAAAATCATTTTGGCCgtctttttgaatattttcacttttcattttaatatattttaatttaaaaaacgaataataataataatttattttaaaataaaaataatattaaagattttttaaattattgacCAAATTTTCTGATTATTTAACattatcttttaattaatattacaaactctttattaatttttaaatttgactattatatatttttaatcttaGAATAATACATTGATATCTTGAATTGTCAATatgtgaaaataattattttaatatacattataattaaatagaaaAGTACATAtgtcatttcattttatttttcaattaaattacATTCTTTATTCACTAAATTAAATAACGGTGTGAAGCACGATGCACTTACTAGTTATTCTAATCACTTGAATGAGTTTTATTTGTTGAACCATTCATAGTATAATAGATAATTTTTGTAGCGAATAATATAAGCTAATAactcataaattataataagtgatattttaattaaaacactaAATCTCTAGGTGCAATAATATGCTtatttgcaataaattttaaacatatgaaaaataaataaattacacaaataaaatttgaagaaatataattttattgatctAAATAGATTGCgagtataaatttatttctcccttgattctactctctaaaatttagtaattatacaatattatttattgtccaatcaattacatataaataactattaatcaatattaaagacaaaatatactattaaattgGGAGAGGGTAGTTTTATAAGGtattgaataaattttgcaaataCTCAATATCCTTGGTAACTGAAAGAATAAATGCATGTTTAAGGTTTAcctatacatttttattttgtttcattagTAAATGACGTATAAGATCCTTattgtactcttttttttttttttttttttacatatttgttAAGTGTTTTGATTAAATCTCAAATATCAAATAgttaaagaaaaggaaaatgatttcaaataatTACATTGACAAGCAGTAGAATAGATACTATAACATACTTAATATTATAATCTCACATTTAATactgatttattatttttattttattgaatacaAGCATAACATAATGATAGCCGCTTTGCTATGGATAGTCTTGGGacgttttttaatttttcttaaaagaaatagAAGAGCAAGTCAAGGATAAGCCAGAATAAGAGGTTCAATAGCAGAAGTTTGCAGAATAGAGTGGCTACTGAATCCAGCTGCACTCAGAATATGATCCCATTCTTTTGCACTTCTCTCTTTCCCATTAGTTGTGTGAGCCATCATTATCATATCTAACATCAGACCAACATCCTTTAGGTTTTTTCCTTTGCCTATTTTTTCATCAATAACTGCCTCCACAATGATCACTTTTCCTGTGTCTTTTGGAATTGCCTCTATGcactttttcaagatttgaatgCATTCATCATCACCCCAATCATGTAAAACCGACTAATATTcaccaagaaaaaaatataagttagcTAGTAGTAATTTTATCAGCTTataattaagataaataatCAACGTACCATGAGGAAAACAGCATGAGCTTTGGGAACAGAATGAAACATATCGCCTTCAACATGTACAACACCATGACAAGGAGGAGCAACAGACACAACATGAGGGAGATCAAAGTTGATCCCGTTTATCCATGGAAATGCCTTCACCAACATACCAACAGTTGTTCCGTTACCTCCACCAACATCCACCAATGATTCTATCCCTTTGAATATCTCCGCACAATTATTGATAATCGCATGCATTGTCACCCTCGCATGACATGCCAGTGCGTCGTTGATCAGTTTGCTATGCTCCGGATTGATTTTTGCATACTCCCACAAGTCCTTTCCGTGAGCCGCACAGAATGCTCCACCATTTTCTGTTT is part of the Solanum lycopersicum chromosome 1, SLM_r2.1 genome and harbors:
- the LOC101249216 gene encoding acetylserotonin O-methyltransferase-like, with amino-acid sequence MAKEINGLNHIGSGEEEVQADIWRCISGFAEMAVAKCAIELGISDFLENHQEPVPLSQLSSALGCSASSLHRILRFLINRGIFKLVSITGNGEMGYVQTPVSRLLKRDGENSMAALVLLESSPVMLAPWHYLSARVLSKENGGAFCAAHGKDLWEYAKINPEHSKLINDALACHARVTMHAIINNCAEIFKGIESLVDVGGGNGTTVGMLVKAFPWINGINFDLPHVVSVAPPCHGVVHVEGDMFHSVPKAHAVFLMSVLHDWGDDECIQILKKCIEAIPKDTGKVIIVEAVIDEKIGKGKNLKDVGLMLDMIMMAHTTNGKERSAKEWDHILSAAGFSSHSILQTSAIEPLILAYP